ATAATCAAAGAATCATTTCTTACCAGATAAATTTGTCCTGCAAAATTCTGACACCATAATCTGCTTTGATTGTCAAAACGAAGAGAAGAAATAGCTCTTCCATTTTGTTTCAGATTTGTATAATGTTTGAATTCAAACCCATCATACCTGAATAATCCGGCTTCGCAACCAATCCAAATGAATCCTGACGAATCTTGCACCGCACAATAAATTTCATTGGATGGAGCACCGGTCTCATCATTCACGCCGTAGTAATAAGGCGTCTGTCCCTTCATTGCAAAGCAGAAGAGAGCACCTATTACAAAACTAATCAGACGAGGCATGGAGCAAAGATAGGATATGAACTTGATTTTTATTAGGCACAAAAAAACAGCCCTCATAACTGAGAGCTGTTAACTATTGAATTTATTATCAATTAATTTTTTTGGATTTTGAAAGCATTTTCATTTACAAATAGAATGTATGTTCCGTTTGAAAATGATGACAAATCAAAACTCATAGAGCTGTTGATTGCCTCTTTTGAAAGGAGCAATTTTCCATCAACGTTATAAATGATAATTAGATCACCAGTAGTCAATCCGTTTAATGTAATCAGGCCAGTTGTTGGATTTGGAAACACTTCAATATTTTGTGAATTGTTGTCATTCAGACCCAGACATGCCGATACGGTAAAGGTCACAGTATCACTTGAGCTACATCCATTCCCATCAGTATAAGCGTAGACAACATCATAATTTCCGGCAGTTTGATTTGGGTCAAATGTTCCGCCAGAAACACCGGTTCCACTAAAAGTTCCTCCTGCAGGTGTTCCTTCTGTTAAAGTAACCGGAGCAAAATAATTACACAGCGTTGTGGCTGTCTCGCTATAAGTAACAACAGGTAATGTAAACGCGTCAATTACTACCGTTGCATCATAGGTACAGCCGGTAGATGTTACGGTTCCTGTTACGGTATAAGTAGTAGATCCTGCTGTTGCGGCAAAAGCTACCCCATCAGTAACACCGTTGTCCCAAACGTATGTGTCAGCACCTGTGCCGGTAAGTGTTATCATTTCTCCTTCGCAAGGAGTGGTTTCAGTTGCATTAGCTGTAACGGTAACCGGCGCACACCCAGATGCACTAAATTTTACTGCCAGAGAATTTGTTGGCATATTTCCGGTTTGGTCACATACGTATTCAAGTCCAAGAGTTGGATCATTTTGAATTCCGATTGTGAAGAAATCCGTACCCATATTTGATAACTCTTCATATTGCATAACAATGTCACCATTGTCATAGAGAATTACTTGCCATGAATCTCCATCACCAGGTCCGCAGCATGGTACAGCGTCATAAAATTCTATTACAAAATAATTTGTGAAAGCCTGATAATATACTCCGCCTTGTGAACTTGGATCAATATCACCCCACATGTGCGCAATAAAATTATATTGCGTCATGGTGTAACCAGGAGTACCCGGTATACATGAGTTGCTATATCCTAAATATACGTCTTCAAAATAAACGGTTCCGTTTGAAGCAATAGAAATATCGGTGAAGTTATTTCCATAAAAAGGGAAAGTAAATCCCAATGGGATACTTGCAATATGACAGTCATCACAAACTAATCCTGTTGCAAAAGTACCGCTACCTCCTGCAGGCACTGCAATTTCAATCCAGTTATAAACAGGGCCGCCTGGTTCGTTAGAGTCAATATAGGTATATCCAAATGCATCTGGTCCGCCAACAGCAGCCATAGATGTTAACCCAAGCAATGAAGCGAAAGTTAGAAGTAAAGTCTTTTTCATAAGTTTAATTAGTCAACGTTTTTAATTTATTTTCTGCAGCAACAATTTCAAGTTCAATAATTGCTTTCAAAGAATCATCCAGATACAAATCTGAATTGCGCAAAGCTTGAATGTACGATTGATAAACCGCTTGCTGATCTTCAGTGCGCACTTCTGCTTTTGTGTTTAATTTTTGTACTGAGCTCCACTTCGCAGAAATTTTTGAGTCAGTGAGTAACTGAGCAAAGTCTTCTCGTGAGACTTCACTACTTAGTTGAGTATGCCCTACAAATGAAATTGCGAGTAGACCCAGAGAGAAAATAGTTTTTTTCATAATTAGATTTTAAAAGACAAATATATATAAAATGTGTCTGAAGGCCTGTATATTGCATTGAAGAATATAAGTGACCAATGAACACTTTTATAAGAATTGCAAATTGATAATAGAAAACGTCAATAACCGCAATTTTCTATTTGACAAAGAAAAAGCAATAATAAAACGTATTAAATCGGAATACTGATGGGGTTAGACACAAAACAGCATTTAGATGGAATAATCTTTCACCCATGTACAATTTTACATACTTCTTTAGTTGGCTTTCTTTTTGAAAGCATGAAATCAGTATTTTTACTTTTGGGGTTGTTAAGTCAACCTACCAAACCAACGTCATGAAAAAGTTCCTCATCATTATTGCTGTATTTGGAATTATTTATGTCCCGTGTTTGTTTTTAAATTTTCTCCCTCTGACAATTGAGTTCTCTGAACTTGAATTATCCGAAAAGAAGGTGTTGGACTCCGGAGATGTTTTTAACCCTTTTGCAAACATTGAAATGACTGAAGGTAAATGTATAGCATATGTCATCTATTCTTGGGACGACATGCAGTCTGACTTGAATCTATTGGAAGGAAAAGCACTTTATTCAAATGATGAAATTGTGTTAAATGAACTGAAGAATCTTACATTCCAATATACTGCAACAGATATGACAACGGTGAATAGTTTCTTTTACATTTTTAGTGACGGCATCTTGAAATTTAAATCCGGTATCATCCTTGAAAAAAACAAAGTAGGATTTCAAAATTCTGATTTTGGTTGGATTGAAAATAATGAACTGTTGAATACCTTTAGAAAATTCAAGAGGTGTTGGATGCCGGTTATCTTGTTATAGAATGCTATATCGCTGTTGAAATTCAAAATTATTGAAACTCGTAATAATCACACAAAATGTGTGACACAAAATGTGTGATTATTTATTCTGCAACCAGCGCATCAAAAATTTATCATATACTGCGTAATAAGGACGTTCAACTGAGGTGTTATAATAGATTAGTTCTTTTTCTAGTAATGATTGGATCCCCCGCGTTATCATAGATGACGTACCAAGCTTGTATTTATGGATAAATTGTTTAGCGTGAGCATTATATAATTTTTGTTCTCGCGCTACGGCAATTAACAAATTCCATTGTGCATCTGTAAGTAAATTACGGTATTGATAATAAATTCCCTCATGTTGACTAAGAATTTCAATGGCTGCACTTTGTGCTGTTTCCAAACTTATTTTTTTGTCATGCCTAGCGTAAATATAGTTACACAAAAACTGAACGTAAAAAGTGTGATTACATGTCCAATCAAGAATGAATGAGATAGCTTCAGAATTTATTTTCCTTTTTTTCAGAGAAAACATCTTATCAATAAACCGACTATAGTCATCTATGCTGATATAGTCAAGATGTATAGGACTGCAACTTGCAAAAAATGGTCGTTTTGCATTGTCAAAAAGCTCATGCATCATCTTTTGATTACTGCCACAAAAAATAAATCGTGTGTTTTTCAATGGTTGAATGGCTGTTCTTAGTAATGCTTCTGTGTTTTTTTCAGGATATTCTAATATTTGCTGAAATTCATCAATGGCAAATACAATTTGAATGTTTTGGTTATCCAAAAATTTGAACAACTGACTTATTGTTTTTTCATATTGTTTAGCCTCACCTAAATCAAAACTGAGCTCCGGATTACCTGATAACGAATCAAAACTGATGATGGGTCTCAATAATTTAATAATGTCCATTAATTTTTTCCCAATGCTTTTATTTTCCGGAAAACGTGTATAAATGGCCGTGCCTAATTGATTAGTAAACTCTTTGAGATTGCGGGTGCCAAGTATGTCTAGGTAAATACAGATAACCTGACGGCTGCGTTGGTAACTGTTGAATACGTGATGAATCAATCCCGTTTTGCCTAAACGACGAATGGCAAACACCGTGGTGTTTTTATGGTTTTTAATATGACTTTGAATCAACGAAGTCTCTTTTTTCCTGTTGCAAAAATATTCAGGCCCTCTGTACCCCGTTATCGGGAATGGATTGAAGTCTTCTTTCATAATTCAAATATAGAACATTTTATGAATCACACAAAATGTGTCACACAATTTGTGTGATAAATATCTATTGTCTGAACTTTTATTAGACGGCCTGTGTGTGGCGGGGGGGGCTAATGACATGCGATCAACAGGCGCAAAAAATTAATGATATGAATTCGATTCTTTTGTTTAGCGTTATTACTTCAATTATTTTGTATATTTACTCGGTATTGCTTCGCTCCATTTTCAAAATGCCTGTCCGACTTTTTCAGTCGGATATCTTTGATTTATTGACGAACAACTTTGGATTGAGTGATTTTTTAGTGACAATTGTTGTGATTTGCTTTAGCTCAGAATTTATTTTTTTGATTCGCTGAATTCCGCTACGCTCCATTTCAAAATGTATCTTTGATTTATTGACGAACAACGGATTGTACGTCGGTACACTTGCTTCACCTGTTGTGATTTGCTTTCAAAATGTATCTTTGATTTATTGACGAACAACTTCGGGGGTTTTTTGTAACTTTGAATCAATGTTGTGATTTGCTTTCAAAATGTATCTTTGATTTATTGACGAACAACCGAAACGTCAATGGCGTTGGTTGGTGTGATGTTGTGATTTGCTTTCAAAATGTATCTTTGATTTATTGACGAACAACAGCCGGTAACTATAAACAACTACGCCGCCGGTTGTGATTTGCTTTCAAAATGTATCTTTGATTTATTGACGAACAACCCTGATTATGAATCATGGTCAGGTGCTTAGTTGTGATTTGCTTTCAAAATGTATCTTTGATTTATTGACGAACAACAGACCGTTTTTTATCATTTGTTTGTCCGTGGTTGTGATTTGCTTTCAAAATGTATCTTTGATTTATTGACGAACAACCATTCGACCATACACCAATCGCACCCTTCTGTTGTGATTTGCTTTCAAAATGTATCTTTGATTTATTGACGAACAACATCAAAGCCAAACGGTAAGAAGCCCATGCTGTTGTGATTTGCTTTCAAAATGTATCTTTGATTTATTGACGAACAACGGGTTGACTGGTGATAAATTCCAAGTGTTCGTTGTGATTTGCTTTCAAAATGTATCTTTGATTTATTGACGAACAACTTGCAGCGTGGCTTACATTGAACCTACCTGTTGTGATTTGCTTTCAAAATGTATCTTTGATTTATTGACGAACAACACGGGGTTATCAATCGTTAGTACGTCATCAGTTGTGATTTGCTTTCAAAATGTATCTTTGATTTATTGACGAACAACGTAAACTTCGTGAAAATGCTAACCAACAATGTTGTGATTTGCTTTCAAAATGTATCTTTGATTTATTGACGAACAACTAGACCTAAGTTGGTTTCTAAGTTGTGCGGGTTGTGATTTGCTTTCAAAATGTATCTTTGATTTATTGACGAACAACAATCCCCATGTTTTTGACAAACCACCTGCGGTTGTGATTTGCTTTCAAAATGTATCTTTGATTTATTGACGAACAACCAATAGCGTCCTAAACGAATTTTATTTAGTTTAAAGTTATTGAATTTGCCGGGTTTCGATATAGAAAATGGTTAAATTCAAAACAGAACCCCCTGATAAATTTCTTTGTCCGGAGGTTTGCTTTCTTCAAATGGTTTATTGATCCACTGCTGAAGATCAATTTTCACGAATAAATTGAGTCGCAGAAAAGCGACAAGGTTTGAGAGATGCCATTTAAATTTGGCCATTGCTTTCATTGCTTTTAAAATCAGAATTGTTATTAATGCCGTCCATATTTGAATCATTACGGCATTATGACTTGTTCCAATGAACGATTTAATGTGAAGGAGTTGTTTTATTTCTCTGAAAAAAATTTCGATTTGCCACCGGCTTTTATAGAGTTCCCCGATGGTATTGGCAGTCCAGGTTAATTGATTGGTGATGATTTCAATTACCTGCTCATTTACCTCATCCCAAACAGATACTCTCCGTAACGGTTTGGGATATTTCTTTTTCGAAAGGACACCCGTTAGTTCAATGAGTTCATCTTTGAGTATATGCTGATGTCGATTATCTAGTAGAGGATTTTCTTTTTTTGGTTTTGTATTGGATGTTTTCTTTGTGCCTGATGACAAAATATACTCCGCTGCTGTCCCAAATGTTTAACAATGAAAAATCGTTGTAATATCGGTCTGCTACAATCACACTTCCTTTGAGTAAAGGAATATCATATGCGCCTTTATTGTCGGCTGTTTTTCCATCGGTGATATTTACATAAGCCGGCAAATTGCCATCATAATCAAGCATTGTATGCATTTTCACAGCTCCCTTTGCCGTCTTGTATCTTGCCCAATCAAATAATGAGAGGCACAAACTTATGGTACTTGAGTCTACTAAAAATATTTTGGATTTGATTTTAAATTTAACCTGTTTAAATCCCACCTGCTGTCCTAAACTTCCCAGCAAATGATAATAGTATGTTCTAAATAGCTCCCAATCCCTGTGTTTATTTTGGTAGCTTATGGTTGATTTAGAAGGAGCTCTTTCTATGCCCATATGATTTAAGTTACCGGTTGCTGATCGTAAACCGTTGCTAATATCCCGTATTGATTGACTTTTTGCAAATTGACAAAAGAGCATTGAAATCAGATGTGTCCAGCTATTGTAACCCTTTTTGATGCTTGTCTGTTTGTTTTTCCTTTACAATCTTATTGAATTTTAATCTATCCAGTTTGGAGATTATTTGAGAAAACAAGGTTAATTTTACCATAGGAGAAGGTGTTGGTTTTTTGTTGTGGCCCTCAAAGATAATTTGAGTTACAGAAACTATCCTTCTCTTACTTTTTTTAATTGATCGTTTAGGACGCTATTGACGAACAACCTATTTTTATGCTTGGTTACGACGTAGCCAGTTGTGATTTGCTTTCAAAATGTATCTTTGATTTATTGACGAACAACTTTGGAATGAACCACGATGAACACGGCCTCGTTGTGATTTGCTTTCAAAATGTATCTTTGATTTATTGACGAACAACTTCCCATTTACCGTTGGATAAAAGTTGGCTGTTGTGATTTGCTTTCAAAATGTATCTTTGATTTATTGACGAACAACGGCGTGAACGTCAGAAATCCATGAGATCCAGTTGTGATTTGCTTTCAAAATGTATCTTTGATTTATTGACGAACAACACCGGGATTTGGTAGTTGCTGAGGGTAAAGTTGTGATTTGCTTTCAAAATGTATCTTTGATTTATTGACGAACAACATCTGACACCGATTACGGCGCTATCGTTCAGTTGTGATTTGCTTTCAAAATGTATCTTTGATTTATTGACGAACAACGCAATGATTGCTGAGTCTGGAGCGTTCCCTGTTGTGATTTGCTTTCAAAATGTATCTTTGATTTATTGACGAACAACACAAAGTGCAAATAATGGTGAAACTGTGTGTTGTGATTTGCTTTCAAAATGTATCTTTGATTTATTGACGAACAACCCGTTTACATTCACTGGTTGATTGGTGGTAGTTGTGATTTGCTTTCAAAATGTATCTTTGATTTATTGACGAACAACATAGAGTTAGATCTCGCACAAAGAAAATAGTTGTGATTTGCTTTCAAAATGTATCTTTGATTTATTGACGAACAACAAACAGTTTAGAGTTATATTAATTGTATTAGTTGTGATTTGCTTTCAAAATGTATCTTTGATTTATTGACGAACAACTGAGCGCCGCAGCGATGCCTGAATCCGACAGTTGTGATTTGCTTTCAAAATGTATCTTTGATTTATTGACGAACAACTTGATCGGATGAAAATAGCCATCGTATCATGTTGTGATTTGCTTTCAAAATGTATCTTTGATTTATTGACGAACAACCGTAATACCATTACTAATTGAAGGTTTTCAGTTGTGATTTGCTTTCAAAATGTATCTTTGATTTATTGACGAACAACATTCCACGTGTTCGTGAGGTTGGAGGGTTTGTTGTGATTTGCTTTCAAAATGTATCTTTGATTTATTGACGAACAACTTAATTGAAAGATTTAATTCAATATTATCTGTTGTGATTTGCTTTCAAAATGTATCTTTGATTTATTGACGAACAACTCGCCAGGCAAAATAACCACCTGATAACAAGTTGTGATTTGCTTTCAAAATGTATCTTTGATTTATTGACGAACAACCATCTGTTCCGTTTGCCTCGTCAGAGGATCGTTGTGATTTGCTTTCAAAATGTATCTTTGATTTATTGACGAACAACGATATTAATACTGATGTATCAATGTCGTGTGTTGTGATTTGCTTTCAAAATGTATCTTTGATTTATTGACGAACAACTCCGCCATCACCTGTATAACCACCCTCTGCGGTTGTGATTTGCTTTCAAAATGTATCTTTGATTTATTGACGAACAACAATATTGATCCTCGATACTCATCTAGTTCCGTTGTGATTTGCTTTCAAAATGTATCTTTGATTTATTGACGAACAACCAACACAACGATAATTCTACCGTATAACAAGTTGTGATTTGCTTTCAAAATGTATCTTTGATTTATTGACGAACAACTTAGCTACCCGGCTGAGGTCTATGTCGTCAGTTGTGATTTGCTTTCAAAATGTATCTTTGATTTATTGACGAACAACTTTAATGTTCTAACTATTTGCACGTTTTCTGTTGTGATTTGCTTTCAAAATGTATCTTTGATTTATTGACGAACAACGCCAGTCATGGTGTACGCAAAGGAGGCCGGGTTGTGATTTGCTTTCAAAATGTATCTTTGATTTATTGACGAACAACTTTGCAGGGTATTTAGTGTATTCCATTTCAGTTGTGATTTGCTTTCAAAATGTATCTTTGATTTATTGACGAACAACGACGCTAAACTAAACCCTAACCGAAGATATGTTGTGATTTGCTTTCAAAATGTATCTTTGATTTATTGACGAACAACGGATTGTACGTCGGTACACTTGCTTCACCTGTTGTGATTTGCTTTCAAAATGTATCTTTGATTTATTGACGAACAACCCAACTTAACTTGGGCCAACACAATTTCAGGTTGTGATTTGCTTTCAAAATGTATCTTTGATTTATTGACGAACAACTCACGCA
This genomic stretch from Crocinitomicaceae bacterium harbors:
- a CDS encoding T9SS type A sorting domain-containing protein, yielding MKKTLLLTFASLLGLTSMAAVGGPDAFGYTYIDSNEPGGPVYNWIEIAVPAGGSGTFATGLVCDDCHIASIPLGFTFPFYGNNFTDISIASNGTVYFEDVYLGYSNSCIPGTPGYTMTQYNFIAHMWGDIDPSSQGGVYYQAFTNYFVIEFYDAVPCCGPGDGDSWQVILYDNGDIVMQYEELSNMGTDFFTIGIQNDPTLGLEYVCDQTGNMPTNSLAVKFSASGCAPVTVTANATETTPCEGEMITLTGTGADTYVWDNGVTDGVAFAATAGSTTYTVTGTVTSTGCTYDATVVIDAFTLPVVTYSETATTLCNYFAPVTLTEGTPAGGTFSGTGVSGGTFDPNQTAGNYDVVYAYTDGNGCSSSDTVTFTVSACLGLNDNNSQNIEVFPNPTTGLITLNGLTTGDLIIIYNVDGKLLLSKEAINSSMSFDLSSFSNGTYILFVNENAFKIQKN
- a CDS encoding ATP-binding protein, whose protein sequence is MKEDFNPFPITGYRGPEYFCNRKKETSLIQSHIKNHKNTTVFAIRRLGKTGLIHHVFNSYQRSRQVICIYLDILGTRNLKEFTNQLGTAIYTRFPENKSIGKKLMDIIKLLRPIISFDSLSGNPELSFDLGEAKQYEKTISQLFKFLDNQNIQIVFAIDEFQQILEYPEKNTEALLRTAIQPLKNTRFIFCGSNQKMMHELFDNAKRPFFASCSPIHLDYISIDDYSRFIDKMFSLKKRKINSEAISFILDWTCNHTFYVQFLCNYIYARHDKKISLETAQSAAIEILSQHEGIYYQYRNLLTDAQWNLLIAVAREQKLYNAHAKQFIHKYKLGTSSMITRGIQSLLEKELIYYNTSVERPYYAVYDKFLMRWLQNK